A single Fibrobacter succinogenes DNA region contains:
- a CDS encoding FKBP-type peptidyl-prolyl cis-trans isomerase N-terminal domain-containing protein, which translates to MKLKKIALGAAALALIACGEAQKPVPQVAAVTPNSTDDQKFAYMLGAQFGLQNFSNLPWQTGEGIDEDVVVQAFRDALDNMKDSTHKLQIPQDSLGVISRRIQNTMRERYLKTQPDSSAKDLADAQRYALIDSLRKALPVNPAPAVKNEKVTLPEVPSEQQKFSYLIGFQFGNQFYGIGRQFETEFDGDYFVLGLRDAGKRVRDTTFTMTLPDDTLKAVGDRFMEKSKLINEERMKKAKAEEEKLKAEVASLRGDTLANGMPAKMNFKVKASGITVKGEDLSAFAGKPLLMFYFSATCGHCAHAAPQILEIAKEFAPKGLTTVSIASGGNNKPGIRRFIDDAKFDDNISVMWDEARQFGELYSDGYVPKVYLVNPDGSYKQYAAFEREKDDLKKEIAELLQGKNVEWKIEVKKPEEPAKAPEAKQQPKKEVKPPKAKK; encoded by the coding sequence ATGAAATTGAAAAAAATTGCTCTTGGTGCTGCCGCTCTTGCACTTATCGCTTGCGGCGAAGCCCAGAAACCGGTTCCTCAAGTTGCTGCAGTAACCCCGAATTCTACAGATGACCAGAAATTTGCATACATGCTCGGTGCCCAGTTCGGTCTTCAGAATTTTTCGAATCTTCCGTGGCAAACTGGTGAAGGCATTGACGAAGACGTTGTTGTTCAGGCTTTCCGTGATGCTTTGGATAACATGAAGGATTCTACCCACAAGCTGCAGATTCCGCAGGATTCTCTTGGCGTCATTAGCCGTCGTATCCAGAACACCATGCGTGAACGCTATCTCAAGACTCAGCCGGATTCAAGCGCTAAGGATTTAGCTGACGCACAGCGCTACGCTCTTATTGATTCTCTTCGTAAGGCTTTGCCCGTAAATCCAGCTCCGGCAGTGAAGAATGAAAAAGTGACGCTCCCGGAAGTTCCTTCTGAACAGCAAAAGTTCTCTTACCTCATTGGTTTCCAGTTCGGTAACCAGTTCTATGGCATCGGTCGTCAGTTCGAAACAGAATTTGACGGGGACTATTTCGTCCTCGGTCTCCGTGATGCAGGCAAGCGCGTTCGCGATACCACGTTCACAATGACTCTTCCGGATGATACTTTGAAGGCTGTCGGCGACCGCTTTATGGAAAAATCGAAGTTGATTAACGAAGAAAGGATGAAGAAGGCTAAGGCTGAAGAAGAAAAGCTCAAGGCTGAAGTTGCTTCTCTCCGTGGCGATACGCTTGCCAATGGCATGCCTGCCAAGATGAACTTCAAGGTGAAGGCCTCTGGCATTACGGTCAAGGGCGAAGACTTGAGCGCATTTGCTGGTAAGCCGCTTCTCATGTTCTATTTCTCTGCAACTTGCGGTCACTGCGCACATGCCGCTCCGCAGATTCTTGAAATTGCAAAGGAATTTGCACCGAAGGGCCTTACGACTGTTTCTATCGCTAGCGGTGGAAACAACAAGCCGGGCATCCGTCGCTTTATTGACGATGCTAAGTTTGATGATAACATCAGCGTCATGTGGGATGAAGCTCGTCAGTTCGGCGAACTTTACAGCGATGGCTATGTTCCGAAGGTCTACCTCGTAAATCCGGATGGCTCGTACAAGCAGTACGCTGCATTCGAACGCGAAAAGGATGACTTGAAGAAAGAAATTGCTGAACTCCTCCAAGGCAAGAATGTCGAATGGAAGATCGAAGTCAAGAAGCCTGAAGAACCTGCCAAGGCTCCTGAAGCTAAGCAGCAACCCAAGAAGGAAGTAAAGCCGCCCAAAGCTAAGAAGTAA